AAGAACGCGGATTAAAGTAGCGGAAAGCGACGCGACATTGTTTGTCGGCTTCAATTTGAAAAGGTAATTTCATGATTGTCCAGATTTTCGGCGCAACAGATTTGGTTGCAGCGGGGCTGTTGTACTTCGGCAAAATTTCAGGGCCGCAGTTTCTTGTCAGTGCGTGCATAATCCTTCTGATTTTGAAAGGCGCAATGTCGCTTTTTCCATTTCCTTTTTATCTGCCGGGATTCTTGATGAACATTACAGATATCACAACAGTAATTCTGCTTTATTTCGGGGCAACGCCGATTCCGGAGCTCAAGGCTTTTATAATTGTGGTGCTTTTGGTAAAGGCGCTTCCTTCATTGATTTCATCAGCATTTTTGCTTCTCGGATGGATTACGAAAAAATGAAGGTGCTAACACCGTTTTATATTTATAAGCATTCTCGCGCATTATTCAATTATGTACTCGAAAAAAGTCATGGAGCACTTCCAGAAGCCGCATAATATGGGTGAAATGAAGAATCCTGATGGCGTCGGCTTGGTTGGAAATCCGCAATGCGGCGACCAAATGAAAATATTTATCAAAGTCAAAGACAATAAAATCGCCGACATAAAGTTCCAGACTTACGGCTGCGCGGCGGCAATCGCCACAAGTTCCATGATTACAGACCTTGCAAAGGGAACGGCTCTTGAGGAAGCAGAAAAAATCACGCGCAAGAATGTTTCTGACGCGCTTGAAGGCCTGCCTCCGGTAAAGGAGCACTGCTCGAATCTTGCAGCGGACGGATTGCGCGCGGCAATTGAGGATTATAGGAAGAAAGCGAAGGCTTGATTATTCTTTAATCAACCCGTACAAAATCTTAACGCCGTTCAGAAAGTCTTTTTCTTTGACCAAGATAATCAATTCAGGAACGCACGTTAAAACTTCCTGCATATTTACATTATTTGAAGAAAGCTCATTTGTCACAACAGATACAAGCCCGGGAGTGTTTTCTGCCTCGCCATCAAAAATGACATTCAGTTCTGCAAGTCCCTTTGTTGTTTTTACTATGAAGTTTTCCGGAATTATTTCGATAATTTTTGCGAGATTATGTTCGTCCACAATTACCTTGACAAACAGTTCGCCCTGCACAATACGAAGCACTTCTCCTTTTGAAAAATCAACGCCTGAAAATATGTGCGGAAGAATGTTCCGGATTTCTATGTCTTTTTTCAGCGTAATGCATGCGATGTTGCTCTTTGAGGAAAATGTGGATTTTTTTAGAAGTTCGCGCGCTTTTTTGTATGTTTCCTCAGTTTTGTTTTCCCAGTCATCATAGCGTCTTATTGCGCTGACAATTGTTTCTGTGGATGTGCGAAGCCCAAGATCACGCATAGCCTTTTTTGCCAGCGCCCGATTATTTATCAGGCCGCTATGAAGGAGTTTCTTAATCGAGGCATCATTGCTTATGTATTTCCAGATTTGTGTTGTAATGTTTTTTGCCATATCATATTATTAAAATAAAACTATATAAATCATTCATAAATGTTTCATTTTTAAATAAATGCGCTATATAGGTCACTAAATATTTAAACTGCCGGGAAAATATGTGTGTTTTATGTACAAACACAAATTAATTGGCTTAAATACGCTTGATCCGTTTGCTCTGGATGGATTATCGCGACCAGAAAAACGTCGCGTTGAAAAAGAACTTTTTAAAGTTTACTGCAAAGAAGCGGTCGTGAAAAAATATGCAACTTAAAGACTTTGGAATTCGTCCGATTATTACGGGCGACATTCCACGAGTAGTATTATTGATTGAGCAATGCGTATTTGAATCTTGCAGAACGGTTTATGATGCTGATGAGCTGAGTTATTGGGCATCGCTTTATTCAGAAGAAAAGTTTTGCGAATATACCCAAGAGTGGAATTTCTGGGTTTTGTGCGATAAAAACGCAAAAATAAAAGGTTGTGTCGGGATATATAATAACGTGCTCAAAGGGCTTTTTGTTGAGCCATCATGTCAGGGTGTTGGGTTTGGCAAAAAATTACTTGAGTTCGCAGAAAGCTACGCGAAAGAAAAAGGCGTGAAAAAAATTATCCTAGACGCATCGCCGAACGCTGTGCGGTTTTACGAGAAAAATGGTTATTATATGCTTGGAAAAAGATTGTATGCTACAGGCATTCAAAACGGGTGCCTGAACGTTATGCGGATGGAGAAAAATATACTTCATTGATCATTATTGCGTCAGCTTTTTCGCTTCCTTAAGTCGTTCTATTAAATATTCTGTTTCAGCTTCTTCGAAAACCTTTTTTCTTGAATTTATGTAGGCAGAAGCCATCTTCGGATCTATGAGCTTTTGCTGAGGCTGTTTAGCCATTTCTATTTTTTGTTGGTTCTTTTTTTTGTTTTTGCGGTCTATGAAATAGAAAGCGACAGCGATGAATATACTTGCCACAGTTATTAGAGCAATAATCCAGCCATATGATGTTGTTCCGGAAGGGATTGTAGTGTCGGGTTCATTTGCTGCCGTATTTGAATAAGGTGTATCTATATTGTCGTTAGTTGAATCCAGTGATGTGTTTTCTGCATCATCTGCAGAGTTCTCTTCAGGCGGCTCTAAAATTTGTTCTGGAGTTTTCGGAGTCTGTACTGCCTTTCCAATAATTGCAAAATAAGAAAATCCAGGCGTTTGAGCACTATACGTCGTATATTTTTCTGTAGAGTTTACAAGCTGCGTATTCAGAGCAATCCATCCGTTATCATATCGTGATAGATATATGGATGTTATGTTGTTTGAAACAATCCAGCTTTTATTTACGGTAAATTCAATTAGCGCTTCATCAATGTCTGAGTTGTTGAAATTGTTCTTTGAGATTTCCAGATATTGATAGACCTTATTCGGAGGCGCTGCAAAAGAAACGGATTGTTTTTTTGTTACTGAAACAGCCGGATTGGTCATTGATGACTTTAAATAAATTTCTACTTTTGTCACAGGGTTATTTGAAGGCGTTGATCTTATGAAGTCGGTTATTACGTCACCACCTCCACCGCCGTCTGAACTGCATGCATCGCATGAGCCTCCGCAGTCAGTGCCGGTTTCATCCCCATTTTGGATGTTGTCAGAGCATGTTGGTGCAGGCACGGGTGCAACATAGTGTCCGTAATACACGGCCTTTATTTCCGTGTTGCCTTTAAGCGCGATTTTAAACGGTGGTAGGTTTCCGCTTGCGTCTGTTGTTTTATTGTATGGGTTTTTCTGCACGCCTGCAGAAGCATTGTATATGATGTATATGCTTGTTGCCTGCAAGCCGGTTATTATGTAATTCGCGACAATTCCGGCAGTGGAATTTGTATCGTTCCATTGCATCAGCGCGTTGTTCCAGTTTACAAGAGTTCGGTTTATCGAGCTTTGCGCAGAAACGTTTGTCTTCAGCCAGATATTTTTCGTACTGTCGTTGTTGTAGTTGAAGTATGATGATGTATCCGCGAAATATATTTGGCGAGATGTGGTGAAGTTTGTGTTGGTGAAGTTGTTTGTGCTTGTAAACGAAAGAAAGTAATCATAAGAATTCATTGACATTATTGAACCTCCCGATATTGCATTTGAGTTAGAGGATGACCAAAAATATATGCCGATACCCTCATTACCAAATGCTGAGATACTATTATTCAAGAGTGTATTTCCATCACTATATACTATAGATATACCGATTCCTAGATCCTCCGTCACAGCAATATTGTTGCTTAGAAACAGATTGATGTCAGAATTGTCTAAGATTATGCCATTACTTGAAGCAGTAATATTATTGTTAGAGATGGTATTTGAGTTGGACGAAGAGATAAGTCTTACCCCCAAACCAGAGTCACCAAAAGTAGTTATACGGTTATTAGAAATATTATTTGAATTGCTAGATGAATAAAGAAGTATGCCTTGGCTATGCTTTTCAAATGCTGTGATATTTGAGTTCAATATTGACGAATTTGTCGTCATTGCAAAAATTATCCCGTCTTTATAGATTGTAACATTTCTTATTGTTATATTTGTTGAATTTGTTATATAGAGTTGCCCAACATTAGTCAGGTTTTCAATAACTATGGATGAATTCGCGAAATAATAATATATAGGTTCACCTTGTTCTGTGTTTGTGGTGTCTATGGTGTGATCATAATAGGATGTGTTAGTCGATGGCACAATGTATATTGCATATGTGTTTGTCGTGTTTAAAACATTTCCGATTATGGTTGAATTTGTCGATGAATCTAAAACTATGCCATAACTGGCCGTTCCCGTTGTTTTAATTGTATTATTCCGGATTGTATTTGAGGATGCACCAAGTGCGATGCCGTAACTATTTACTCCTGAAGTAATAATCGTATTATTTAAAAATGTGTTTGAATTACTATTTGTTACGCTAGTAATACCCAAACTAGCGTTACCAAGCAACAGTATCGTGTTATTTGAAATCTCATTTGAGCTACTGAATGATTCAAGGAAGATACCGTAACTGTATTGACCTGATGTTGTGATTGTACTGTTCTGGATAATACCATTTGAACTCCTGTTGAAATAAATCGCAAAAGCTATGTTATTTGTCGCTCCCTGAATAATATTCGCATTCTTTATTGTCGTGAAGTTGTAGCCCGAATTATCCACCCCATATCCCGTCTCACTTTGCGAATAATTAATCGTATATCCCGCGCCGTCAAGGGTTATGTTATTCGCGCTGATTGTAAAGCACGTTCCTGCCGACGAAACATTCTGCGCCAAAACATAGCTGTCGTTTTCTATTGTCAAATCTTGGCAGGCATAAAGGCTGTAAGGCGCAACGGTGTCAACAATTACAAATCTTTGCGCGCTTTGGTTCCACTCGCCAGTCATGTTTTCAGTCCAGATGGTGTAGTTGTATGTTCCATCTGCAAGGTCGGTCATGTTGTAATACCACGCGGTCAACGAATCATTCAGCATTGAAATATTAGTAAATCCGGAAGAATTACCCCATTCAAGGAGGGATTGGTTAAGCGCGTCATTTGAACTGACATTAATATACGTCCAGTTTATGTTTGTCGTGGCATTATCAGGTATTGTTGGCGCAACAAACTCGCCAGATGTAAACGAAACAGATGATACTGCAATTATTATTAATGCAGCTAATAAGATTATGCTCGATCCATTGTCGCGTTTTGATCTGCCCACAAAATCCCCACTGCAGTTATTTATTTGTGTTTTATATATTATATATGATTCAATTGGCGGATTATTTGCTTTTATCTCTAATTTAACAAATATTTGCATGCCAGATTACAAACTTACATACCGCCTTGACCTTGGGACTCTTGCGACATTTTTGCCGAACAAAAGAGTTCCCATATACAACTGGTACTATTACAAAGAAAGCTTTTCCCGCGATTTGGTCTTTTATATTATCGATTCTTTCGGGATAAAAGCCGGCGATAAAGTGCTCGACCCTTTTTGCGGAATAGGAACAACGCTTCTTGCCTGTCGCGAGAAATGCATTGATTCAATAGGTTCTGATGTATCAGAGATTGCGGTTTTTGCATCGCGCGCAAAGACGCGCATCTACGGCATTGAAAATCTGCGCGAAGAGGCACGGAATCTTTTTAAGGACAAATTTGTTAGCCCTTGTGTAAAAATCGATTCTGGCGTTGTTAATCGATGTTTTTCAAAATTTTCGCTTGAACGAGTCATTTCTTTCAGGGATAAAATCGCGAAAATTGAAGATGAAACGGTTCGTGATTTTATGATGCTTGCGCTTATGGTCTCTGCAATGGAGACAAGCTCTGCAAAAAAGACAGGGCGCTCAATACGTTCACAAAAAAACCAATCTGCACCGCCACTTAAATTCCTTCTTAAGCGCAGGATAAAGAATATGTTGAGGGATCTTAAGAAAACCGGGAGTTTCAATGCGCGCGCCGAAGTTATGCAAACGAGCGCCACTGTATTGAATGTTGACAGCAATTCTGTTGATGCGATTATAACCTCCCCACCTTATTTGGGCAAGACCGAATACGCTCAAATATATTCTATCGAGCAAGTGCTTTTTTTCGGAGGGTGCGGCAGGCCGCATGTGAAATCATTTATTGGTGAACAAGAAGAGGTCTCTGATATATTTTGCGGAAAGCATGATTTGCCAAAAAAATCATTTGGCTATTTTCATGATATGAATCTTGCGATTTTAGAAATGCACCGCGTCCTTAAAAGTGGCGGAAAAGCGGCAATAATTGTCGGCGAAGGATGCTTTCCCGACAAAGTTGTTGCAAGCGATATATTGCTTGCAGAGCTTGCTGAAAATGCTGGATTCATTGTGCGCGAAATATTAGTTCTTAACGAGCGATGGTGTATGCGCGAGAGGACGGAGAAAGTTGGAAAGTTGCGAGAGAGCCTGATAGTGCTGGAAAAACAATAAGACTTATTCACACACTCATCGAAATCGCATTTATTAGCGGATTGAACATAGTCATCACGAGCACTAGCGTGATTACGTAGAATATTATCCCGAATATCAGAAGCGTTTGCGTCATGTTGCTTTCTTCAATCTCATCGCTTCCGAATTCTATTCTGCTGATGAATGCCCCCATTATTGTCAGGATTTCAACAATATAGAAGCCTATGATTAGTTGAAGAACTTCTGCAGAGACCGCGCTTTCAGTAGGGAATATTCCGCTGATTCCTATGCCTGCGGCTCCTGAAGGCATTGTTCCTTCAAGCGTCCTGAATTGCGCGCCAAGATCCATCAATATTTTTAATATCAATTGCGCTACGGCGACAACAACGCCGGACATTACGGGTATTAGTATGAATGACTGGAACTTCAGCGATGAAACAATGGATGACAGCAGATCTTCTATTCTTTCCTGTGTTGAGCGTATATCACGCAGGTATCTTGAAATCGTAAGCATTGACATTGAGGCCGCGCGTGTTCCTTTCTGAACAGATTCTGAAACTGCTTTCATAACTGTTCTTACAAGGGATGATGGATAATATTGCAGCGCCCCGTATTTTTCATCAAATAAAGCATCTTTGAAGGTCATGCTCAGACGGTTGATGTTTTTTATGATGATTCTAAACATCTCCGATATTTCCAGCTCTTTTGTATCACGTTCTGCAGCTACAACAGCAGACTCTATTGGTGTTCCTCCTGCAATGCGGCTTCCAAGCGCAAAAAGCGCATCCTCGAATTCACTTTCAATTTGCGAGATTTTTCTGCGTAATGCAATTTTCTGGAAACATGATGCATAATTGTATACTATATCGCCTATAGCTAATGCAACTACAATTGAAACACTCATAAGCATGCTAAACATTCCATGTTCCATGCCTTCCTTCGTAAAAAAATCTGTTGACAGCATATAGCTTATTCCCGGAATCATGAGGATAAGAGAAACTGCCGCCGCCAGTGGCAGAGCGGGTATTGATTCTGTTTTTCCAAAAATATGCACTGCTATATTGTTTCCGGGAACATAATCCGGATGTTTTGTTATGTCTATTTTAGTATGTGTGGCTGGCCTTTGCTCAAGCGTCCGGCTCATGAAAAAATAGACTAGTGCCGGAAGTATTATGTTGTAACCGACAGCAAGATAAAGCCCGATGTTTTTCATCTCTTCAGCAAGAAAAATAGTAAGAAGAGGAAACACTATCATCCCCATTACTGGAAGCAATATTCCCAGGCCCTCAAGTATCATGATGGGGGTCTCAAGTTCTCGAGCGTATTTTTTCATCTTTTCGTTGGTTCCTATCAGGATGACGTCGATTGCTTTGTCAAGAAGTGCTTCCCTTCGAGAAAGTGATGATTCAAGTCTTGATTCTCGGATAAGCAATATTGATTCTACAAATTCCTTATTGTATTCTTTCCACTGGACTAGATAGTTGTTGAGTCCTTCTTCAACCGTGTTGTACCTTCCTGTTTCAACCTCCCAAAGTATCTTTTTTAAATCCTTTCCGACTTTTCCTGAAACATTGTTTGATGCAAATCTGATTGCGCCTTCAAGAGTCGGATTTGTTTTCATCAATATTGTCATGTAAAGGACTGCCATGACTACATCGCTTCCGCTTTCAACGCGATATCGGCTTGCGAGATTTATTGGATATGTGTAAAGAAGATATGTGCTGACAATTGCCGTAACAAAAATCAGGAATTTGAAAATGAAAGGGATTGGCACAAATATTGAAAAAACGCTGATAAAAAAAAGAAATAGTCCCGTAATTATTGCAAAGCTTGTGACACCAATAGGAGTTACATTAAGGCCAGTAAATAGTATTGATGCTTCAAGCTTTATTTTTGTTACTGGGTCTGGTGAAATTTTCAAAATGCTCTCGGAATCGGCACAAAGTTTTTCATATGTTGTTTTTTTGCGTTCTTGCGCTTCTTCTTTCTTGAATATCCTATATTCTCTTGAGAATGCCTGCTTGTCGGTAGAATATCCTGGAAATTTGGCAGATACTTTATACTTGTCAAGTATTTTTGAAAGAAGTATGTTATCTTCTTTCTTTTCATCTGACTTTTTATCTGCCTTTGGCATGGCGGTTCCTCTTTAATTATTCTGTTTTCATTTGCTTTATCATTGTCTTTATGCGTTCATCCCATATTGCGAAAATTCTCTGCGAGTCAAAGTTTCCATGCTCCTCTTTTACAGTTTCGCTGATAATGTGGAACATGTCGTTTGCTTCTGAAACAAAGCGCGCTTCGATTATGTCCGGATTACCTGTTTTTCTTGCGTAGTCGACAAGAGTTTCTTTTACTTTTGCCCGCAGTTGTATGTTGTCCCAGACGGCGTCCCAGTTATCTTTCCATTCTTTTACTTTATTTGCTATCTCGTTGACTATAAAGCTCTCGCCGTTAAGCAGGGTTTCTGTCGGTTCAAGCATATCTTTTTTGGAATTATATGCCATGAGCTGAACAAAAGCATGCTCTTTTTGCGGGTCCGTGGTCCATTCTTTCAGCACTTCGGTTATTTCCATCATGCGCCTGAAGGTGTGCAGCCCGTCTGCGCTTTTTAGCCGGTTTGTGATTGCGATTATATCGGTTGCCTTAAAGCTTGTCGGCGGAACTTGTAGGTCGTTTACAACTCTGTCAAAGACGCCGTAAGGCGAATCACCATGGATTGTGCCTGCAACTACATTTGAAAGCGCACCTATTCTCATTGCTTCGTAAAGAGCCTTTGCCTCAAGGCTTCGGATTTCTCCGATTATCAGGCTTGAATCCCCCAAACGCAGTGATGTCCTTATCACTTCGTCTGTCGGCATTTCGCTCTCGACATGTGTTATTACCGAGCGCGATTTGAGCGACTCTATGTTGTATCCGAGCTCTTTTAGGTTGATAACTGGAAGTTCAAGAGTATCTTCTATTGTGATGATTCGAAAGCGCTTCATTATTTCAACCATTGTCGCGCCAAGGACTGAGGATTTTCCTGAGCTCCTTGTTCCTGCAAAAAGTATTGTGCGTGCCCCATCAACCAAAAAACTCATAAGCCCTCCTGCAAGAGGAGTCAGCATCCCCTTTGAGATGAAAAGAGGATATGTCCATGGCTTGTCTCTATGGCGCCTGAATGCGAAGGCAAGCCCGCTAGGCGATACGGACTTAGTGATTGCTGCAACTCGCGCGCGCCCTCCGGGCAAAGTTATGTCTGTGTCAAGAACAGGGCTTGATTCATCAAGAGGCCTTCCAGACTCTATCCTGAATCGCGTTGCCCACGCTTCGGCATCATCCCTTGTCGGAACTATGTTGCTTGTGCATTCCTCGTATTTTTCATGAAATAGGAATATTGGCGAACCCCCTACAGGCGAATTTATAAACGCGTCCTGTATTGCAGGGTCCGCGAGCATGACTTCAAGAATGCCGTAGCCTGCAGTGTATCGGGTAAGTATTTTTGAAAGGAACTTTACGCCTTTTTGGTCCAGCGTTGTGCCGGTGCTTTCGGATATTTCAATAAGCATGTCGCGCCCGATGTTGTTAAACACATCCCTGATTCTTGTCGGGTCCAAAAACTCGTCCCGTGTCGGCTTATGCGCCGCCATGTACTGCCTTGCAATATCAAGAAGAACATACTGCTCTTCAGACAGGGTGAATTCCGGTGGAAGCAGATGATAATGGTATTGAACTTTTCCCGGAATTTTGAATATCTGTACTTGCGCATCATCTATAGAATATCGGTCAACCTCCTGCGCATTAAGAGGCGGAACCATCATATATCGCGTAAACATAAAGTTCGGCCTGATGAGCGGATGAAATATTTCGCGGTATATTGCCCTATCTCCTACATGATACCCTGCAAGGTATGGAATTGCGAACTTTATCATTTTTGTAGTTTCAAGGCCTTCTTTTATCGGGAACAGCGCTTGAGATAGATAGTGCTCATAATCCCTTGCTTTTACAGCATTTACGGTCTTGATAAGGGATGTGAGCCGGCGTATTTCACGAAGAAGTATGACGTAGGTTCCGATTGGGTCTCTGCGTATTTTGTTGATCATCAGATCCTGGACAAAGCCAAATCTTTGCGCAACAGCATTTTTGTTTTCCGGAACCGCCATGCGGCTTGGAGTCAGAATTTTGTCATTTCGAAGAAGCTGGACACTGAGTTGGGCGATTTCCACAAGAATCTGGGTTTGATCGTAGTCGTATTCAAAATCGCGCGTTTGAGACAGAACTATTGATTCGACTTCTTTAACCTCTATGATTTTGTCTATTGTGCGCGCCATGCATTCTTCAAAGTCTTCAATGCTTGCCCCGTAAATGCACCCGAGGCAGTTCACTGTGATGCGATGCCCCTCCCGTGAATAAGTATAGCCGCATACTTTCATGCTGTTTCCCCCAAATAAATAACACGCTTAATCAGCTTCGTATAACCGTATAATCTTATATATGTAGTGCGCCAAATATATACTCGAATGGAGCATTATTGTTTGCTTCGGAGTTAATTTATGCCTTTCAGCTCTGATACCAATGTTGCTCTGGTGAATGAGCTTGCGCGCAGGCTTAATGACAACACAAGAAGAATAAGGACTCTTGAGGAGAAGCTGCTCAGCCTTGATTTGCGCGTCAACGGCCACGACCAGCGCATAATGGATACTACAAAACAGATTAACACTGGAGAGCTTGAAGTGTCCAATGAGCTGACAGAAATCAAGGATAAGCTCGCAAATATTTTGCTTGATATTCAGAACTTGAAGATAGAAATACGGAAGTCTGCGACAGTGAATGACATGCGCGAGATTCAGGATTATATTGAGCTGATAAATCCAATAACCACAAAATTTGCGACCAAAGGCGAGGTTGCCGAAATTGTTCGGGAAGAGTTTCGAAAGCAGGCAAGAAAAGTAATGTTGAAATGATTGTCTATGGTTAATTTTTCAGGCATTTGAGGTGTTGATGTATGAAGTTCAAGCTTTTTGGCCGCCTAAAAAAGGAAGAGCCTGCTGCGGCCGCTCCCGCGCCACCGCCAGAAACGCAAGCTAGCAGTAAACCGCAGCAAAATAGCGCGCCGACAAGGCCGCTTCCTGAGGAGCGCGTTTCAGTCCTTTTGTCGCAAGGATTTGCAGAGCCTGAAATAATACGGGTGCTGAAGGAAGAAGGATATTCATTTCAGGAAATAGACAGTGGAATAACTAATGTTCTTAAGCAGAAAGTGTCAAGCGATCCTGCCGCATTTAACGCATCTTTTCAAGGCATGCCTGTTGAGGATCTTTCGCCGGTGTTTCGTTCCAATCAGGCAGATGTGCTGCGCGACGAGAGTGATCGGCGCGACAAGACCGCGATAATCGAGGAGATGGAGGAAGTCATAGAGACGCTTATTGAGGAGAAGTTTTCGCGTGTTCTTGAAGAGCTCGAACATGCGGACAAAAAATTTACTGATTTGAATGAAAAATTTCATTCGCTTAATTCGAAGCTGGACACTATAGAAAGTCAGGGAAAAGGAACTTTTGCCGCAGAGATAGAAAAGATAAATGCGGTTGATTTGAAGGAGGAGACTCTTGAGCCAAGAATAGCGAGCCTTGAAAAGGCTTTCAAAGACATAATACCGAATTTAGTTGACAGCATTCGGGAAGTTAGGGAAACGCAGGCATCTTCCAAGCGCAGGGAAGCGCATGCACGCGAATTTGCAGGCGATGTTCCAACAAGTTTTGAAACTGGTTCGGAAGAAGAAAAAAATGAAAAAGAGAGTATTTTTGATTAACTTTTTTAAAAGTTAATCAAAAAGCTTCGAGCGATTAGCGAGATGATTTTTGACTGAAAGTCAAAGAGCCTTGAGCGACAGCAAAAGGATTTTCGATTAACGAAGTTAATCGAAAAGCCGAGAGCGCGAGCAAACGGATTTTTGATTAGGTCGAAAAGCTTCAAGTGAGCGCAGCGAAACGAGAAGATATTCGATTAAGTTTCTTTGAAACTTAATCGAATAGCCGAGAACGGAGCGTAAGCAGAGTGAACGGATATTTGACTGAATGTTTTCAATTAATTTTCTAAAGAATTAAATCGGTGGTTTCATCAAAACTAAAAACAACAATATTGTAAAAAGCATTGATAATGAGCAGGTTGCTGAATATACTTTAAGCGAGGAGCGCACCATTCTTTCAAAGCAGAGAACCCAGCTTGCGTTTATGCAGACTGGCATTGCCATGGTAGGGCTCGGGCTGGTTGTCCTGAAATTCTGGCTCGAATATTCAATAAAGATAGCCGGAACTGTTTTGCTTGGCTTAGGGCTTTATGAAATCATACGTTCTTATCAGAGGCTTTTAGAATACAACCGAAGGCTTGAGCGCGTAAAGAAGCTTGTGAAAAAGAGCAAGTGGGGTGTAGTGGAATATGGAGAGGATTGAGGGCTGGTTGATGCTCTTCGCTATTTGCCAATATTTTTTTCACTATCGTATTTTACAAGGCTA
This window of the Nanoarchaeota archaeon genome carries:
- a CDS encoding PGF-pre-PGF domain-containing protein; the protein is MGRSKRDNGSSIILLAALIIIAVSSVSFTSGEFVAPTIPDNATTNINWTYINVSSNDALNQSLLEWGNSSGFTNISMLNDSLTAWYYNMTDLADGTYNYTIWTENMTGEWNQSAQRFVIVDTVAPYSLYACQDLTIENDSYVLAQNVSSAGTCFTISANNITLDGAGYTINYSQSETGYGVDNSGYNFTTIKNANIIQGATNNIAFAIYFNRSSNGIIQNSTITTSGQYSYGIFLESFSSSNEISNNTILLLGNASLGITSVTNSNSNTFLNNTIITSGVNSYGIALGASSNTIRNNTIKTTGTASYGIVLDSSTNSTIIGNVLNTTNTYAIYIVPSTNTSYYDHTIDTTNTEQGEPIYYYFANSSIVIENLTNVGQLYITNSTNITIRNVTIYKDGIIFAMTTNSSILNSNITAFEKHSQGILLYSSSNSNNISNNRITTFGDSGLGVRLISSSNSNTISNNNITASSNGIILDNSDINLFLSNNIAVTEDLGIGISIVYSDGNTLLNNSISAFGNEGIGIYFWSSSNSNAISGGSIMSMNSYDYFLSFTSTNNFTNTNFTTSRQIYFADTSSYFNYNNDSTKNIWLKTNVSAQSSINRTLVNWNNALMQWNDTNSTAGIVANYIITGLQATSIYIIYNASAGVQKNPYNKTTDASGNLPPFKIALKGNTEIKAVYYGHYVAPVPAPTCSDNIQNGDETGTDCGGSCDACSSDGGGGGDVITDFIRSTPSNNPVTKVEIYLKSSMTNPAVSVTKKQSVSFAAPPNKVYQYLEISKNNFNNSDIDEALIEFTVNKSWIVSNNITSIYLSRYDNGWIALNTQLVNSTEKYTTYSAQTPGFSYFAIIGKAVQTPKTPEQILEPPEENSADDAENTSLDSTNDNIDTPYSNTAANEPDTTIPSGTTSYGWIIALITVASIFIAVAFYFIDRKNKKKNQQKIEMAKQPQQKLIDPKMASAYINSRKKVFEEAETEYLIERLKEAKKLTQ
- the nifU gene encoding Fe-S cluster assembly scaffold protein NifU, which gives rise to MYSKKVMEHFQKPHNMGEMKNPDGVGLVGNPQCGDQMKIFIKVKDNKIADIKFQTYGCAAAIATSSMITDLAKGTALEEAEKITRKNVSDALEGLPPVKEHCSNLAADGLRAAIEDYRKKAKA
- a CDS encoding GNAT family N-acetyltransferase, which translates into the protein MQLKDFGIRPIITGDIPRVVLLIEQCVFESCRTVYDADELSYWASLYSEEKFCEYTQEWNFWVLCDKNAKIKGCVGIYNNVLKGLFVEPSCQGVGFGKKLLEFAESYAKEKGVKKIILDASPNAVRFYEKNGYYMLGKRLYATGIQNGCLNVMRMEKNILH
- a CDS encoding site-specific DNA-methyltransferase, with amino-acid sequence MPDYKLTYRLDLGTLATFLPNKRVPIYNWYYYKESFSRDLVFYIIDSFGIKAGDKVLDPFCGIGTTLLACREKCIDSIGSDVSEIAVFASRAKTRIYGIENLREEARNLFKDKFVSPCVKIDSGVVNRCFSKFSLERVISFRDKIAKIEDETVRDFMMLALMVSAMETSSAKKTGRSIRSQKNQSAPPLKFLLKRRIKNMLRDLKKTGSFNARAEVMQTSATVLNVDSNSVDAIITSPPYLGKTEYAQIYSIEQVLFFGGCGRPHVKSFIGEQEEVSDIFCGKHDLPKKSFGYFHDMNLAILEMHRVLKSGGKAAIIVGEGCFPDKVVASDILLAELAENAGFIVREILVLNERWCMRERTEKVGKLRESLIVLEKQ
- a CDS encoding type II secretion system F family protein, which produces MPKADKKSDEKKEDNILLSKILDKYKVSAKFPGYSTDKQAFSREYRIFKKEEAQERKKTTYEKLCADSESILKISPDPVTKIKLEASILFTGLNVTPIGVTSFAIITGLFLFFISVFSIFVPIPFIFKFLIFVTAIVSTYLLYTYPINLASRYRVESGSDVVMAVLYMTILMKTNPTLEGAIRFASNNVSGKVGKDLKKILWEVETGRYNTVEEGLNNYLVQWKEYNKEFVESILLIRESRLESSLSRREALLDKAIDVILIGTNEKMKKYARELETPIMILEGLGILLPVMGMIVFPLLTIFLAEEMKNIGLYLAVGYNIILPALVYFFMSRTLEQRPATHTKIDITKHPDYVPGNNIAVHIFGKTESIPALPLAAAVSLILMIPGISYMLSTDFFTKEGMEHGMFSMLMSVSIVVALAIGDIVYNYASCFQKIALRRKISQIESEFEDALFALGSRIAGGTPIESAVVAAERDTKELEISEMFRIIIKNINRLSMTFKDALFDEKYGALQYYPSSLVRTVMKAVSESVQKGTRAASMSMLTISRYLRDIRSTQERIEDLLSSIVSSLKFQSFILIPVMSGVVVAVAQLILKILMDLGAQFRTLEGTMPSGAAGIGISGIFPTESAVSAEVLQLIIGFYIVEILTIMGAFISRIEFGSDEIEESNMTQTLLIFGIIFYVITLVLVMTMFNPLINAISMSV